A section of the Sceloporus undulatus isolate JIND9_A2432 ecotype Alabama chromosome 3, SceUnd_v1.1, whole genome shotgun sequence genome encodes:
- the LOC121926411 gene encoding uncharacterized protein LOC121926411 produces the protein MRRKGPPSTVSVPPPDRRTVATPIPASSSAPPPLEPRVLLAPHLSIPDEDLQIVTLDHSSESEGEIPDSDPPASPRRLRSPSKSSCRARSPLRRDRAALGTEADEALNQDRDDRDLPDRDLFDTYPDLVYDHHSGQYFLPVDPSHLRKRCPGPTRVRPRSPWQDTTRKSDDLFMRRPFSERDLSPPSRQPSRYVSRSPSRSRSPSPFLKEDQPYVLGSRTPLHHLMT, from the coding sequence ATGAGGCGGAAGGGGCCGCCAAGTACAGTCTCGGTTCCGCCTCCGGACCGTAGGACTGTGGCTACCCCGATCCCGGCTTCAAGCTCCGCTCCTCCACCTCTGGAACCGAGGGTCTTGCTTGCGCCTCATCTCTCCATTCCTGATGAGGACCTCCAGATAGTCACCCTGGACCATAGCTCTGAATCGGAGGGTGAAATCCCGGATTCCGACCCGCCTGCTTCACCCCGCAGACTGAGGTCGCCTTCTAAAAGCTCCTGTCGGGCCCGGTCTCCCTTACGCAGGGACAGAGCTGCCCTCGGTACCGAAGCAGATGAGGCCTTGAACCAGGACCGTGACGACCGTGACTTACCGGATAGAGACCTCTTTGATACCTATCCGGACCTGGTCTATGATCATCACTCCGGGCAGTACTTCCTGCCTGTGGATCCTTCCCACCTCCGGAAACGTTGTCCGGGCCCGACCAGGGTGAGGCCTCGCTCTCCGTGGCAAGACACCACTCGCAAATCGGACGACTTGTTTATGAGGAGACCATTTTCTGAGAGGGACCTCTCGCCACCTAGCCGTCAACCGAGCAGGTATGTTTCGAGATCTCCATCCAGATCCCGTTCTCCATCTCCATTCCTCAAGGAAGACCAACCTTATGTCTTGGGGTCCCGGACGCCCCTTCACCATCTGATGACGTGA